Part of the Lutra lutra chromosome 4, mLutLut1.2, whole genome shotgun sequence genome is shown below.
TATATAAGTTTATggagtctctttttttaaaagacagaaagagattagtcatactatatttaaaattttaagaacattttaaaagttttttttttcttaaggaaaaggaATATAGGAAGTTGTCATTAGTACTGTATTTCTACATGAAAATGTTTACAGCTTTCTCCTTAAGAAAATTTCATTcctctttcaaaatatgtttatgaGTGAACCTGACCATTAAATCTGATCTTTTGATAAAAGTGATCATGTATATACTTGAGTCTATAACTGGCAGAAATGTGAAAACCCCTGTCTTAAGTAAGGAAATGTACTAGAAAACTGACTTTACCATTGAAGTAGACATTCATGATCTACGGTGTGAGTTTCTGTGCTGTGCACTTGCTTTAATCTGTTCTTCTCCATATCCCTTCttacatattttctcccagtctttccTTGAAAGTCTCTTTGATAAATGTTGCAAGGACATTCTTTAGATGAACACTAAGAAGAAAGTCCTGAGCAAAGAGGTCAAGAGGTATTGGAAGCAGACAGACACTGGAATCTCAGCTCCTACACTTGGCTGTGTGATCATGGACAAactacttaacctttctgagccacAACTTACATATCTATAGAACTGGAAAAATCTCATATCCTCACAAAGATGTTAAATCCCTTCCATTAGTATCCTTTTCCCCAGGCCTGTATTTACAATCGTCTAACCAGTACTTAGTAGTTGAGGGAGCTCCAAATTAACAAAGGCTAACTCATATTAGTAATGTAAAACCCTTAAGTGTTTCCAGAGCATAAACTCAGTCATTGTTCAGCATTCCAACCGCCTTTAAATGATCTGTGTTTATCCTGGTACTTTTGGAAGCCAAGTTTTAGAAAGTTGAGCAAACTGTAATTAATCAAAGCAAACTCTGAAATGCCTGGTCATAGAGCTGGTCTGTAAGCATGCTTTTAGCAGCTGCCCATTTTCCATTTGGCATCTATATCTTATACAGCCATTCAGTGATGCATGTTTGCATGTTGTCAAGTCTCTGTCTGGAGCTGGGGCTTACCTGGTCAGAGCTCACAGTGATGGGCTCCTTCAGCAGGAGCCACACAATGCACTCCTCACAGGGCGGCGTGGTGAAGGAGCCGTGGTAGGTCCAGTAGTCCCGGCAGGCGGGGAACAGGCAGGATGGGTCAAAACGTGTGAAGGGTGCCTCCTTGCCCTGGGGGAGCACAGGGCACAGGCACGATGAGTAGGTGCACCCACACCACCCACCCCAACGGTCTTGCCATTTTGTGAGGATGGATTTCAAAtgcaataaacaaaacagatttttttttttttttttaatttgagggttgaactcaggaccctgagaccaagacttgagctgagatcaagaatggaatgattcaccaactgagccacccaggcaccacaagaaAATGGAACTATTAAATAAAGTTCATgcctttcagaaataaaagttaaagggGGGAAGCCAGTTTATATTTTGACTTTGGCACAGTCAATGTAACATTTTATTCCCTATTATCTGCCAGTAGAACTACAATTCCTCACttctcaagaaaaagaagaaaactcacaTCTAACTATAACAGAAATGTTTCATATAAGTTAATGCTTAGGTactcaatgatttaaaaaaaaacaggctcaCTTGAACATTATACTCAGAATACTTTGGTGGTAAAACTTAATAGCATTTGATTAGAATAGTTCCAAAGGCAATTAAAAGGAATCAATTAATTAGAAGAATCTACTGTTAAGATTTAAAGTATGCAGGTATCACCCCAGAGAGAAAGGGCAGCACCAGGACCCAAATGTTTAGTACTTCTgcaagtatgtatgtgtgttggggggcaaGGGGGGTGAACATTCAACTTCTCTTGCATTCATTTCAGTAAGAAAGTCATCATCTGACAGACTGGGAATTTAATAAGCTGATATATGTAAAATTGCACTAAAAATTGTAAATCATACAAATATAATAGCATTTGTTTGTGGGCATATGCTTAGTATATTCATCAGACATAGTAACAGATATAAAAAATACACTTGAAAATgtaataataggggcacctgcgtggctcagtcattgatgatctgcctttggctcaggtcatgatcccagggttctgggatggagccccccattgggcagcccgctcagtggggaacctgtttctccctctccctgctactctccctgcttgtgcacactctctctctgagaaataaatcaataaagtcttaaaaaaaaaaaagaaagaaaatgtaataacgAAAAATTGACGTACCCTGTTTTATGTTCTAGGAGGgaacatgatttatttttacctttgtctTAACTTTGTCCAGTGCATCAAGGACCAGCTGGAACTCGCCTTTCTCGCGTCCtatctgtaagaaaataaaaaaccaataatTATATCTTTCCCTTCTTCATAATTTATGATTGTCTTGAAAACTAACTTTGATCCATCCATCAGCAACTAGTGATTACAAATCTGCCAGAATATCTTGTACTAAACAAAACATAAGTTTATTTCTCCCCCAAGATTTTAGGGGATATATTTTCCGAACTAAATTTAGACTCCAGGCCTTTGAAGTGCAAACCGCAAAATTATATGTTGATTTATTTCCATGTCCTTGATCTTCTCTcccatcatcctttttttttttttcttttacagaattCAAGCTAGGATGGACTCAACGTATGCAAAACTAAATTTATTGTCCAGTCTGGAGTGCAGACCCACTCCACTTCCTGTTGTGTTGCATTCAATCACTGAAAATGAACCAATGAGTTCAGGACATAAAACAAATTAGGtcattcaaaaagaaagaagctagATTTTCACCTCTGGCTTAAAATCTAGATTGTGTTACCACTAAATTCATGTGTTAATGACACTAAGTCCCCTTTAAACCAAAGCTGGCCCAACAACACACACATTCCGTGTGCTATGTTAGCCTGGGATCATGTGAGTGGTAGCTGCCCTGAGCTGAGGGGATAACCAGCCAGGGACTTGGCATCCCAGCAGTTTCCAACATCAGCTTTTCTGGTTTCCAGTGCAACTAAAGTAGAGTAACAGGAAAGAATAATGCAACAAGGCTGACTTTGCCCTCCCCACTACCACAATAAGCTCTTTCCAAGGCTCTGTCTCCATTGCCCCTCCACACGCCCACACACTCATTCTGGAGAGAATTTAGAAGTGTTAGGGGGACTGGAGTATGGCAAAAGGGACACTTTTAAGGGAGAGCTAAATATTTTGAGCTGATCTTACCAGAAATGTCTTATcagttgaatgaataatgaaattcattcctctctcccttttaaataaaaggaaggaggggaaacaCATGCTATCCTAACCATCAATAAAGAactaaattttgaaagaaaaagatggttAGTTTTTAACCTCACCTTCAGAAAAATGCCAACCACAGCTATCCCATCAGGTTGCTTCAGAGCTTCTCCGAAGGTGTTATACTTTGGATTCCAGTGAACCAAATGAAGCTGAAACCATAGAATGCAGGTTATGAGGTAAATTTCTAGAGtaagaaaataagtataaaagtATTCACAGTAAACCAATAACTTTACAATTCTGACGTTGCCAGACATTCTCAAAGGAAGTCAATAGAATTTGAAATATCAACATGCAATATTTTGCTGAAACTTTTAGTGGTTTAAATAAAAAGTGTATGAAATTATTAGAAGTAGACCTAGAACACTGTAATAAGCAATGATTGAAAGTTGAACTTTCGTTAAACTAATTCTGTAACTTTCTTATGTAACTTTTCTGTGCCTGTTTGTATAACCTGTCTCATAGAGTTGCTGAGAGGACCAAATGAGTTCATATTTGTAAGCACTTCATAAATGCTAGCTATCcttatcttttctcttccagtcaagaccttggcctttttttttttaaattattaaaccGTTatccagttgttgttttttttaggattttatttttttgccagagagagaaagagagagcacaagcagggggaggggcagaggtagagggagaagcagacttcccactgagcagggagcacgttgcaggactccatcccaggcccctgagatcatgacctgagctgaaggcagatgcttaagccactgagccacccaggcgttcccgcTATCCAATTTCTTAATAtaactttgaaaattttcatgCATGACACTAACTCACCTACACTCTTAACCGTCTAGCCTAGAATGTTCGGCAGCTTCAGCTTATGCTAAAAGTACTACAGCTCTTTTCACAACCTCGGGCTTGAAGTGGATGCTACTTTGTGGCTATTTTTCACTTCTCAGTTTTCACTTTGGGAGACAGTTGCTCCTACCTCTGCCGCATACTTGACTCCATCCACGGTGTGCTCAGAGCCATGATCATCAGAGGAGCCCCAGTGAAGATGGAACTGGCGAAGCCTGTAGGGTCCAGTGAGAGGACCGCCCCTCAGCACTGCGATTCAGAGACACTAGGTCAACAGTGAACTCGTGCTTCGTTTACAGACTCCTACCTTAAACACATGCTCTTAGAGCCGAAGTTCAATGGGCAAAGGTGATCAGTCTGCTGGGTAGATGATATGGTTCTCAAGCACACTGGTCTCTTTCCCACAAAGTCTTGGGATATGTCAAAATAAAGGACTTCTCTTTTCtatcttgttttctttgcttgttttattaTGCTTAAAGTGCCAATTTAACATGACAACAAAGTTCAAACGAAAGAGGGGCAATAAGGATGCAGACAGTCAACAAATGAGTCTGTTGTGTGGAGTGGTGGGAAGAACGTGAGGGCTGAGAGCCAGAGGGATgcgggttcaaatcctagctaaTTGTGTGAACTCAGGCAAGTTGCTAAACTTCTCTGAACCTGTTTTTGCAACTCTGTTGAAGGTGATAATAATATCAACCTTTCAGAGCagccatgaggattaaatgagattaaggACTTTAAAGTCTTCATCACACTGCCTGGCACACCAATCACCGTGCAAATGTGAATTCCTTCTCCATATCATGCCTCCAGCTCCACTTTTCTTTAAGACTACAAGCAAGAGCTTTCATTCACTTCTAACTGGAACTGTGTCTGTTGGAATgaggtaaaaaggaaaatttagacATTTCCCAAGCAATCAATAAATGTGGACAGCCAAACGAGGTAATTCTTGGTAGCATTAATGTTGAGTTTGTTGTCCAAATACTTCACCACATCACATTACTTTGATCTCACTTCATTCACCTGGGGAGTGATTTAGAGGTTCAGATATTTTCTGCAGGACATTGGAAATTACGCACCCCCCCAAATCAAGATTTAGCAATATAAACTAAATCAAAACAGAATTCAGAATAGCTATTCCAGAAAAGATTGACCAACTCTTGGTGCTGAAATGGCAAACCGTAAGCTCATAATCTAAAACAATAGAGCTAGACTTGGGTGAGCTTAGTCATGTGGAAGTTAAGTGGTCTGATTCACAGCATTTTTCTGGTGCAAACACTAGAACAGTTACTTTCTGGTCATATGAGTCCAACTCATTAGGATAACTCATTTGGAATGGTCAATATTTCCTCATTTCCGCTTACAAAAATGGTATTCTTATGAGGCTCTACGAAATAGGTActgtttaattttgtcatttatcCTTCAGAATGGAACTTGATTTAAATGGAGAAGGTGAAAAAAGTAACAGCAATATGAAattatcatttaagaaaataaaatatctatgatACTCATTACTTGGAGCCTCCTAGCAGGTAGGAATTATGACACTATTGCTCTCTACTATAACATCattgagaatatttatttatgtacatcaataagaataattttaacttttttacaaATGTGGTTATAAGAAAAAGTATTATCGTACATCAAGCACCAAAATATTAAAGGTAGATTCTTTCTTACctcatttactttgaaataaagtatttctaagtagtctgcttttatttcattgattttcttaatagtgtAAGTAAAGAGTTTTTTAAACATGGTGACTTTTCCTTTTCATGGCACAGAAATGACTACTCACGAAATTGTCAGGAACTGCAAAAACACTCACCAAAAGGATTAATCAGATGAACCCCACTGAAGCCTTGAAGACAATATTCTTGACTCATATAAACCTCATTCTTTCCCCTGGATTGACCCCCACCCACATACCAGGGGGAGAAAGTGTCTACTTTGTTCCTTTGCTGGGTTCCTGGCTTTGTAGAATGGAATCTCTGCCACACAATGGGAATGGGAGCCTTGCTCTCCAGACTCTGTTCAGAAACCTCAGGTGTAGGCCATCCAAAAGGACATTCATTTAGACTCATTGCCATCACCTCTTCTCACTAATTATTACTGTGTCATCAACCTCATTTTTGCCAATACAGGCATCGAAAACGTCTGTGTGCCTCTACCTAAGTGTCATACTTACTTGACCTATCGAAAGTATCATCAAACACAACCCTGCAGGTCTTCCCGTTGTTCAAGATGCTCTTGCAAGAGCCAGGATCGTAAGACACTGACCATGGCTGCAGAGAAGGGTCGTGCTTGATGTCTTTAGTATGCAGTTCGATGGGCGACTGGTTGTCTCCCTTGGCAATGGGATAAAGTTCATGCCAGTGGTCAGGACCTAGGAAATCAAGTTGATGGGACTGATTCATTTGGTGGCACATTCCAAGCCCTCTTTCTAATCGACTAAATCAGCAAAATACACAGAGGCTAGTCAGTGATTATGCAAAGGTCCTGGTTTTCAGTTTGGGCAAGACAAGGCTTAGCATTTAAGACCTTTTCATTGTTTCCTTAATAGTGTACctagaaattatatttaactAAGCGTATTTCCCCTGCTTGCTCAAGAATACAACCTCGAAGGCTAATTTTTGAAATGCATTTCGTCACACGTTTTACCAATGCTATCTTCCACCATACAGCTGGAAGAAATAACCTGACCACATATGGTTTTCAAAGCACactcctattttttatttattcttttttttttaagtttttttttttttttttctttttttgacagatagagatcacaggtaggcagcgaggcaggcagagagagagaggaggaagcgggctccccgccgagcagagagcccgacgcggggctcgatcccaggacctggaatcatgacctgagctgaaggcagaggctttaacccactgagccacccaggcgcccccagagcaaGGATTCTTAAACTGACAccaggttcagagaggtgaacTGCTTGCCCAGTATCCTGGAATAAGGGACAATCAGAACTGGACCTCGGGTGGTCTGACTTCTAGGTCACAGGGagtgtgatcttgggtaagttaCCCAGCCTCTCTCTGCACTTCAGTTTCCTGCAGCGGAAGTAATAAGGGCTTGATACCAGGGAGAACTACATGAGATAAAGGTAAAAGGGTCAGCAGCTTCTGGCACTTGGTAAGTGCTCAGTAACTCTTGGTTTCCAAGGACTCCTCCGCCCATATTTTCCCACGCACTCTCTAGAGTTGCACTCCCTAGAGTTGCTCGCTTTCTGTGCAATTCCAGGGGATGCTCCGACACCATCCCGGACAAGACTGGGGTGCTGGGGCCGGCGGCTGCTCGGACTCACCGTTGTGGCTGGCGTAACCCCACTCCTTGGCCATGGTAGTCTTTGTAGGCACTGGACCGCAGCTGACTTCTCTCCCCCGAGTTGTGCAGCCTCCCTTCGAGCCCACGCCTTTTATATAGGTCCCCAACACACTGCATGGCCTTATTAGGTCAgcgagggtggggcaggggggctaAACTGGATTGGGGTGGTATTTGGGAGGCGGGGTAGGGAAAGCCAATGAATTCCGAGAGCTAGACAGCTGTCGGGCtttgtgggggggtgggtggcggGGGAGATGGGCGGAAGgaggcccccaccccctccctaccTTCTCCAAACCTCGGCGCCTGGCTCTCCTACCTCTCCCTCCCGCCTCCCGAAGCTGCCTGGCTTTCTAACGAGTGGCGCCGACGTGCAAAAATGCGGGCGACTTTTGcttcatccttcctccctctttcaggCTTTTCGTTGTTGATTTTGCGGGAGATTGGGGATCCGACCTGTGCTTAGGCACCAGCTAAAATCTGCAGCCCCGCGGCACTTGCAACCTCACTTCCAAGTTGCTTTTAGCGCAGGCTGGTTGTCTGGCTGCGGTCTCTGGACGCTTCTGCGAGTTTATTTCGCTCCAGCGATCCGATTACGGTAGCTGGAAAGAACAGGTCTGTTTGCCTGACTCCTGTTTGACTCCCTTGCAGGCAACTTGTAAAATCTCAGGAGCAGAGGATGGGAAGAAAGAGGCCGGGAGGGCAAGTTCTAGAACTCCGCTCTCCTTAAAGAGATTGACAAAATCCCGTTCTTGGAACTGCGCCAGGCAGCATTTCCCAGCCTAGCGGATTCCTTTGGTCTGCAGGACGCTGAGAGCCAGATCTCTCGGAGAGCTCCGGGAATCCGGGAGAGGTCTGCATCCCAGGCTGACATTGAGCAGGAGCCTGGGACTGACTTACCCCCATTGTGTGAGCTGTACCTCTGCTCACGAAAAGTCGAGACTATTCTGGAGTGTTGGAAGGCCACAAACATAAAGTGAGTCATGGTGTTTAAAATGCAGGACCTCGTTCCCCAAAACATAATGAGAgattagaagaaaaggaagaggaaaggcttccagaattgttttgtgtttttttttttctccctactcAAGTTGTTTTATAATATGATGACCCATGCAAAAGGAGAGCAGAACTGGCATATCCAATGTGCACGTGtcagagatatatttttaaatgttgttatgGTTTACATTGAAGAATTCCGTGTAGTAGATCTTTATAACTCTATTAAGAGTATttgtaaatttcttctttgttctaggttaataataattttattcataaaaaagaCAGCAAAGAGACATAAGCCCAATTCAGTGCTATCTTGAACGAGGTTGCAATATACATTTCCTTAATTACTTTGACTTTTATTGATGCTAGTATTTTGTATTTGGAGATTACTAAACTTGAAAAGGAAATCTCTCATCATGGTAAAGATAGCTCATCCCCAAGGCATGTGGAATGACTGACCACACTCATAACCTGGACGCCAAGGGAGTCATTCCCCAGCGTATTTTTGTGAGCAAGGATCATTTGAGCCACACAATAACAGTGTGGAATCAACTGAGATCGTTTGGAAAATCCAAGCAAACAGCAAAGCAAATGCCCTTAGACTGAGCTCGAATATGTCAGTGGTGGATCAGAAAGCCTGCAGATTTGGGACCTCTGCCCCTGATTTTGCTTTTGTACTGCAATAGTGTGGTGCTATAGTTTGTGGTTAATGGaggtgttttctatttctttttgaatgcATAATTATTTGTATCAGTAAGCTATCATCTTTTTTTCAATTCATCAAATCACTATAATCTCTTTTTCTGGTGCGTGGGGTTAAAGGTTGGTAGCTACATTTCACGTTATTGGTATAATAGTAATACagataaagtgattttttaattgatgtatagttgacatacaatataatattagttttgggtgtaatgTTAGTTTGTGTACAGTGATTGGACATTTACagacattatgaaatgatcaccatgtgagtatagttaccatctgttccCATACAAAGCTATTATAATATTAGTGACTATatcccctatgctgtacttttcttgcttgtggtttatttattttataactggaagtgtaTACCTTTTAATCCCATATTTCAGCCATATATTGCCCTATCCCTCCACATGAGCAACCcctggtttgttctctgtatgagctgtttctgtttggttttgtttcttcatttgttttgttttttaaattccacaataagtgaaatcatttagtatttgcctttctttgtctgacttatttcacttagtataatacttgTATGTCTAtcatgctgtcacaaatggcaagatttcattcttttttaatggctacataatatttcattatgtatatctcccatattttctttatccatccatctgttgatggacacttagaatgttttcatgttttggcTGTCATAAATAATGCTTTagtaaacataggggtatatatatattttcgaACTTGTGctcttgttttcttcaggtaaCTATccgaagtggaattgctggatcatacattttttgaggaatcttcatattgttttccatagtggctgcaccaagtcacattcccaccaatagtgcacagagctccctttcctccacatcctcaacaacacttgttatttcttgtctttttgatactaaccatTCTAAATGGCATGATGTTGTATCTCAtttttgattttgcatttctctggggattagggatgttgagcatcttttcatgcatctgttggccatttgtacatctttgggaaaatgtctgttctggTCCAGATAAAGtgtttaataaaatctttataccAAGCAAGACCAAAAATCTGGGAATTCATCATATTGTTATTGTTTATGTAtagaaggaattttattttttttaagactttatttatttaagagagagagcacaagcaggaggaggggcagagggaaagggagaaccagactccccaagGAACAGGTAGCCAAAGGGGCAGGGGgtgtttgatcctaggaccctgggatcacaacctgagccaaaggcagacacttaacccactgagtcacccgggtTCTCTGTGATGAaggaactttgttttattttaaacatatagtgtattattaatttcagaggtagaattcagtgattcatcagttgcatacaccacccagtgctcatcacatcaggtgccctccttaatgcccatcacccagttaccccattcccaagccccctcccctccagcaatcttTAGTTTGTTCcctatgattaaaagtctcttatggtttgcttccctctctggtttcatcttgttttatttttccctcccttcccttatgaccctttgttttgtttcttaaattccatatatgagtgagatcgtatgataattgtctttctctgattgacttatttcacttagcataataccctctaataaATAGTAAGACTTCAATTTtgtgttggctgagtaatattccattgtgtgtgtgtgtgtgtgtgtgtgtgtgtatcaatcacatcttctttatccattcatctgtcaatggacatctgggctctttccatagtttggctattgtggacattgctgctataaacattggggtgcaggtgtccgtCCAGATCACTTTGCTtctatcctttgggtaaatacctagtacagcaattgctgggtcatagggtagctctattttcaactttttggggaacctccacaccattttccagagtggctgcaccagcttgccttcccaccaacagtgtaagagggttcccctttctccaaatccttgccaacatctgttgtttcctggcttgttaattttagccattctggctggtagGAGGTGGTATttaattgtggtttttatttgtatcttcagtatattttttgatacacaggtttttaaaaatgagatcaaaCTGCTCTAAATGGCATTCAGGATCTTCAGAAGTAAACCCTCCCTATTTTTTAGCTCTGTCCTATCCTTTCCTTCCAAAGTTTTCACCCTCTAATTCAAGGCCACGCCACTGTTAgaattgtgttgttttgttttttgtattattttaattttctcagggCGAGGTTTGGGGTACTGTTTCCAGTgcaatgtaaattatattttgcttCCCTGGGAAAAATCAAACATCAGCCTCACCTCTATAGAAGCTAGAAAAACCCAATTCCACTTCTGGCTCTTCCTGTAAAGCATTGTTCCCCTAGGCTGGTCAGCTAACTTCTCAGAATAATAATAACTGCCCTGGAAACTTACTGGGTTATTAGCAGCAAACAAAATAATAGATGT
Proteins encoded:
- the CA3 gene encoding carbonic anhydrase 3 → MAKEWGYASHNGPDHWHELYPIAKGDNQSPIELHTKDIKHDPSLQPWSVSYDPGSCKSILNNGKTCRVVFDDTFDRSMLRGGPLTGPYRLRQFHLHWGSSDDHGSEHTVDGVKYAAELHLVHWNPKYNTFGEALKQPDGIAVVGIFLKIGREKGEFQLVLDALDKVKTKGKEAPFTRFDPSCLFPACRDYWTYHGSFTTPPCEECIVWLLLKEPITVSSDQMAKLRSLFSSAENEPPVPLVGNWRPPQPIKGRVVRASFK